The Cyanobacteriota bacterium DNA segment TTGATACACTATGATTGCCTCTGGCAACACTGCTCCACACTGTAACGACCAATTGGTCAGGGTGAAGTAGCTAGCTGGCTGGCTCATTTTGCCGATTGCCCCCATGCGGCCACAATGTGCTGATGGGCCTTAATATAACCATTAGCTACCTGTCGAAACTGCAAGCGCAGGAGCTGATGAGCAGCCGGTAACGCATGAAATGGAATCGACGGATATAGATGATGCTCTGCATGGAATGGCATATTCCACATTAGGAAGCGCAATGGAGCCAACGTCAAGGTGGTACGGGTGTTAGTGAGAGGGTTGTCATCTAGCGTACAGCCAGTATGTTCTGCCAGCAGCACATAGCGCAAAATGGGCTGCCCCACTGCTAAGGGCAGCAGCCAATAGAGCACCACTGCC contains these protein-coding regions:
- a CDS encoding fatty acid desaturase, yielding LEDPKPTNWRAYVWELSGIPWWLGKLQGHSRIALGQVQRYPFLPESAYGDVIWSTRWQLLVYVGAIAISVALGHPWAVVLYWLLPLAVGQPILRYVLLAEHTGCTLDDNPLTNTRTTLTLAPLRFLMWNMPFHAEHHLYPSIPFHALPAAHQLLRLQFRQVANGYIKAHQHIVAAWGQSAK